Below is a genomic region from Lineus longissimus chromosome 4, tnLinLong1.2, whole genome shotgun sequence.
AAGTAACTTGTATCTCTACCTTGGGCCGATTGGGTGCATTCTCAACACTTCGTTGAAAGCCATGCTCAGGTAAACCAACTTGCCGATGtcctcataatcaggaggtttcTGAAGCAATAAACTTCCAATAGTGAGACGGTCCTATGCTCCAAGTCTTTCCAATCATTGATATAGTACGCACAGACATACACTGCGAGTCGTTTTCACTGATAGACGACGATACGGTATTTCAAGTGAGGTCTTGAGGCCTTCGCATGTTACCGTATTTACTAGCTTTACTATCATGATTTTCACAGGGTTGTGCATGACAACGCAAAGGTAACGACGTACGATGAGGCACCGCCCTCGACTAAAAGGCCTTCTCTTAACTCACATTTCCTAATTGTTCGTCCAGTTCATCCTGTATACGCCTCTGAACTTCCGGGTTCAGCGCCAGTTCATAGGATGCGTAAGCCAGGGCTGCGCTCGTGGTATCAAATCCTGCGTTTTGAAATACGTAAAGGTTGCTAACCGTTTCCTTTAAATAAACCATAGGTAgagtaataataataagaaactGGTCGACAGGATTTTTTATGAGTGAGGTCCTTTATGTTGATCGCAAAAGGCTGCATGCTCATAATGACTCGCATACCAGGCAGATTCGGCCCGTTGAAACCTTTCTTTGATATCTACACACTTATCCTCGATGCACCTATCACAGCCTGAATTTGACTTTTGGcactaaaaataattttttatcgGTCAGTTATTGTGCTAAAGACGTGAGAATGAAATATAAATGGATAGTTCAATCTTTTGCTTGGAAAAGCATTGATCAATATGGAACATCCAGCCGATGAAGCTTTACCCAAGATCTTGCCTCTTCTTCTGTGTGCGTCTACCACGGGCGTCTCACTTTCCTCGAGCATGTCAGTGTCAAAATTGAAACTCCGGATCGAGCGCGATCAACTACTCTACACTCGTCCTAAAACTCTCTGTTTACACTTACATGTTTGGTCAACTTCTTGACCTGTCTACGTTCACCACTGGTCATCTTGCTCATCTCCACAGGCGTCTCGCTCTCATCATGTACGATCGTTAGGATGTCCAAGTCGTCCACTTCGTCCACCTCCGCGTCCAGCATATATTGGAGGAAATCCTTGGGGCACTCCTCACCTCGTTCCTGAAACGAACGCCTATCTTATTGTTTGACCACCTGATACGAACGGAACGTCATTCGTTGATATCTTAGACCAGGTCACCCGAACTTTTGTGACATGGTTAAAGAAATGACATATTAAAAATTCTTGGTTGGCGCGGTTTTATTTTCAACGACATATTTCTGTACTTTTATCTCCAAAGGGAGTACGAATCTGTGGTCGCGGCTATTTTCCGTCTACTGGCAAAACAGAATTTCTCTGCACCAACCTTGCACTGTCTCCTTTCCTGAATGACCTCTTCAAGTCTCTCCCCAAGCTGGAACGCCTCAAACTTGATGATTCCTAACATGAACAGGTAGGCGAACAATTTGAAAAGAAAGGATCCTACGGATGGAAACATGACTGGAAGAAGAAAGACCGGCATTTGTCAAAATGGATTAATGTCTGGCTACTTTTTTCGTAAATTTTCTGCCAAAGATCTTGTGATCTTGTTATTCCCAACCTTTAATTTTGTGTGTAGATGTAAGTCTGCTGTCCTTTCACCTGTTTTGCCAAGATGATCATTATTTCTTTATCAAACTCGTTGTGTCTTTGACCCTAAGGGCCGAAAGGGACCAACAAAGTACACGTGCATTTTCGTAATATATAATTTTACTGATAGCGATGGCTAATGTCCTGGGCCCAATTCTCCAAAACAAGTTAAGCCACTGACCTTGGTTCCAAGTTCAACTTGGCGTTGTTCCTTTAGGGGAAGCAGAGTAAACTTTACTTCCAGTTTAAGTTAACGCAAAGTTAGTTACCAACTTGTGTTAAACAACCAAACCCTGTAAAGGAAAGCCTCAAGTAGCGTGAGTACCCACTCGCCATCAACACCAAGGCTTGTCGGTAACGGGGCTCTCTCCTGAAGTTATGGTGCTTGAAGAGCGCTTTTGTATTGACCAGAAATTCATTTTCCGGGTCCTTCTGCGCTTCGATTTCGAGGCCAAAGGCGGTTGAACTGATCACATCCATCGTCAGGCCCTGATAGTACCTGTAGTAAGTTGAGATGAATGTTCGTTTTAAGCCGGACTCGCATAACTAGGTGCGTGTATCTGGGGATATGCAGCACTTTTCGCAAAAGCAACATTTTGCTCAAAATAACAAACATACCGGTACATATTGATGTGCACATTATTCGAGTATGTTTGGCGTAGTGGAGGAaagcaaaaacaaaacattaagAGAAATTACAGGCAGAGGTCTAGGTAAAATGTGTCACCCAAGAAACAAGATTGACTGAATGCAAGTTGTCAGGTCATCCACGGtatagcacatacatgtactcacgGTAACACATCGAATGGCTTCACTTCCTTGCTCTTCTCCTCAAGAATATCCATCATTGTATCGCAGGCTTTCGTTATTAAGGGGGTTGTCTGAAAATAACTCATGATTAGAACATATCTTTTAGAGAAGattcagaaaaggtattttGTGACTACAATTTTTGATAAAAGATGTGTGGTATTCAACACCAAGCATCAAGATTCTGTTCAAGATTCGCAAATCGCGGTTTCACAGCAACGTGATCGTATATTGATGTGCACTCCACAGGCTGTTGTTGAAAATACCGTTGCAATGACCAAATTGCTCCACAACTTTGTGCTGGTGGCATAACCCTTACTAGGAGTATAAAGAGAGGATGCCTTCCCAGAACCTCTGGTCTGGATAGCTATGGGCCTCTCACAGGGTCTGTGGTAAGACTTACCGCCTTCAGCTTAGTGGTACTGAGCATTGGGCTCATGAAGCTGCGGTATCTCTTCCACATCTGGCCATGGGCAAGAAACACATTGCTGAAATTCTTGCTTTCTGGGTCAGGCCCAAATGGGAAAGGCTGAAAAATGGATGTGCTCTTAAGCCGAATACAAAACTCCGACGCGCGACCATCGGCGACGGCGTTGTATCCCAGTTGCGCGGAAATCAACAATACAAAAACTCGAACGCCGATGGTCgcgcgtcggagtatgaattcGGCTTCAGACAATTTGTACATTGTCAATGGGAGAAAGGTAAAAGCGCGTTCAGAAATATCTCGAGTTCTGTGTTTTCCATGCGAAGGCAAACACAGGCAGTGTCAATGCAAGTAACACTGGGTTAAGGCAACTCAGGCACAAAGTATCAAATGAAGGGTAATAGTTACGTTAAATACTAAACACTCGCCTTCTAAGGCAAaccagtatatacatgtagccgaGTGCCGTGGTTGAAATTTTACAAGAGAGCGACATTAAACTTACCTTTCTTGccatgaaatgtttgaaatctGTGATGAACACATGCTTAATGATTTCAAGATCCGATGTCACCAAAACTGGAGTGACACCCTCGAAGTATCTGAAGAATGAGACATACCGGTAACGTTAAAGACAGTCACAAAAAGAAGGCGCAACCGACATGACCAATGAGAGAAACTATCATACCCTCCTCGAGCAACAAAGGTAGATGTTCGCATCGTGCATTTAATTTTCTTGCATCTATTTTTCAGGGTGTCCAAATAAACCTCCACATGATCTCATAGCAGGCAAAGACCCACGGGGCTCTATTTTGGAGAAAAGATCTAATTTGCCATGCATATTTTCGCCGTATTAACACCAGAATGTTCGGAATTTGGCAATTCTTTACTTCACGAGCCTTTTTCTACCTCCTCGAACCTTGCCTGCATTACAGTATTAGTACTTGCCCGAAGGTCTTCCCGTATTCCTTCGTCCACCTTTTGACAGCTTGCGTAGGTCCCTGTTACGAAAAACATGATTTAGTATTACATTTATAGGCCTGAGAATTACTGGTATTGCAAATTATGTCAGCAAAATGTGCTGAATCAAGAAACCCTGAAATTTTTCGTTAGATATGGAGCATGATGCCAGCACGTAGACAATTACCGAGAGAACCTCACCCTTCAGTTTCGATGAGTTTATCGGAATTGATGACCGAACTAACGAAGATGGAGCTATAGTATACACCAAAGCCGAGGTGCATGGCAGCGAATATTTTGAGTGAAACGACAGGGTCGACGTCAGAGTAAACGTGTAAAATAAAGTACGATGATGTGAAAAGTGGAAGCCCTCAAGTCGACAAATTGCCCCTTTAACAATagacttcccctttaacataAGTTACTGgcggtggcgccctctaaggtcgaaagaccgacagattttcctttaacaatagttgtgaagaaaaagcttcaaccgtcattggattgccccacctggaaaaaattggcatgtgggtatgtgaatatgtggtatgtggtatgttgTTTAAGATACTGCCTTTTGAATCACATGGTCACAAAGTCCATCTCAAAGTATCTGGTGACCATCTCCGCTGTTTATGTGACGAGGCGATGCCTGTACCACTATCAGGCCATTGGGTCCAGTACCAGTGAGCCTTGTACTCACATCGAGGAGTTCCAACTGATTGCCAAGGAATAGGCTGGGTTCAGGGCCAGGGATTCCAAGATCTTTGAACCATTGTTGCTTTTTCTTGCGATTCCTATAAACATGCAACATGAGACACTCTTAGATGTTATTATATGAGCAGTAGGCTATCCCGGTATCATGGCCAGCAGGAGTGACACTGCTGGTATCAGCCAAAGGGTCAAGCCCGAGGGCTGATAAGAGTTTGAGGTATGCTACACGGGATACGATTCTATTTGACAAATGATAAGTAGTCGGTCACGTGCAGACTCCTGGGCAGAGGCGACGGTTCCTCACGAAGTATTACATAGTGAGTTTtcacaaagcccccgaaacgtcaacacGAACGAATTACACTGTTCAACATAGTTAGCAGGAAAtcaaacaatgggataggtGTTGGGGTTTCgggaatttgcgaaaactccctaaacACTACCAAGGTACACGTGTATTGGATGTACTGAGCAGATCTATGAAGGCCACGGCCTTCGCCACAACGCATTATTATGCGAAGGCCTTTACCCTCGATACATTTACCAGATTAAGAATGTCATAGACCCAAAGTCAGGGACAACTTACCATACAATTCCTGTTAACAGACCGACGACCAACAGCAGCAAAATTTCAGTTATCATCGTTCACGCCTTTGCACTTGCAGCTCTTATCGCCAGTAGTTAGCCAGTCAATCAGCCAGTATATACCAGCCTTTCTCATCGTGACCTATATTCTCATTCAAATGCCCATGTAGTGATAAATAGTAATAACGGTAGGAgaatatggcaagccaaagcggaatttattcaagactttagaattaccattcaagaagttaaatataagttcaagaaggaaatatatgttcaagactaaaatatgttcaaccttgaatcaaatgttttcaaccttgaataaaatatgttcaaccttgaataaaatatgttcaaccttgaataaaatatgtccaaccttgaacaaaatatattcaaccttgaacaaaatatattcaagactcacgtgaccatattcaagacgcgaccacaaaattgatgacgtagagcgtagaatctgtggtacttctgatgcgttctgtttcacgacatgattgattgcctgtatagcctaaacactcaaacatgtcaaaagacaacgagaatccgatacagtggtgtcggccttaagaatgaaaggtgaaaggcattgcgcattttgaacctataatttgcctgatatgtctgtgaaacatgtatcgactctgacattcactcggcatccatgtcgatgtgtaggattacagtacatgtcatgtgtaggcggctaggtacgtgtacagccatgtgtcaaaacctcgtgcgaacaattcgagctccgaaacgcaacacaagtaccatatcaattttgtggtcacgtgcgtcttgaatatggtcacgtgagtcttgaatatattttgttcaaggttgaaaacatttgattcaaggttgaacatattttagtcttgaacatatatttccttcttgaacttatatttaacttcttgaatggtaattctaaagtcttgaataaattccgctttggcttgccataggagaatgtggcgaaacatttataacgggtcaccgtctatggcaagccaaagcggaatttattcaagactttagaattaccattcaagaagttaaatataagttcaagaaggaaatatatgttcaagactaaaatatgttcaaccttcaatcaaatgttttcaaccttgaataaaatatgttcaaccttgaataaaatatgttcaaccttgaataaaatatgtccaaccttgaacaaaatatattcaactttgaacaaaatatattcaagactcacgtgaccatattcaagatgcacgtgaccacaaaattgatgacgtagagcgtagaatctgtggtacttctgatgcgttctgtttcacgacatgattgattgcctgtatagc
It encodes:
- the LOC135487182 gene encoding cytochrome P450 3A11-like is translated as MITEILLLLVVGLLTGIVWNRKKKQQWFKDLGIPGPEPSLFLGNQLELLDGPTQAVKRWTKEYGKTFGYFEGVTPVLVTSDLEIIKHVFITDFKHFMARKPFPFGPDPESKNFSNVFLAHGQMWKRYRSFMSPMLSTTKLKATTPLITKACDTMMDILEEKSKEVKPFDVLPYYQGLTMDVISSTAFGLEIEAQKDPENEFLVNTKALFKHHNFRREPRYRQALVLMAIMFPSVGSFLFKLFAYLFMLGIIKFEAFQLGERLEEVIQERRQCKERGEECPKDFLQYMLDAEVDEVDDLDILTIVHDESETPVEMSKMTSGERRQVKKLTKHETVSNLYVFQNAGFDTTSAALAYASYELALNPEVQRRIQDELDEQLGNKPPDYEDIGKLVYLSMAFNEVLRMHPIGPSLVTRLCMERTTICGLTIPAGMTIMANVEDIHYDPEIWGPTDPDVFEPERFSKEERARRHPLSFQAFGIGPRNCVGMRLAQVEAKMALARILQKFSYEKCEETEVPLRKVEQLTVVPENGVTVRLVPREL